The following proteins are co-located in the Mesorhizobium australicum WSM2073 genome:
- a CDS encoding ATP-binding protein, whose translation MALSVPAIMKTTAARLSALYLLLFALCAVLLVLYMTSLSARMLTGQTQETINDEVLGLARAYQRGGLPVLVRVVEARSRQPGANLYLIADANGQILTGNVQSLEPGVLENEGWTTSPFSYQRFGEGELDRLRNLPTEKGTAQPDQSDTQAQGEKGHNAIALVLRLPNQMIMLVGRDLGEPERFRAVIRRSLMLALGMMALGGILIWFFVGRAALKRIDGVSEASRRIMGGDLSGRLPVTGAGDEFDRLSENLNAMLARIATLNEGLKQVSDNIAHDLKTPLTRLRNRAEATLSGKQKTSDYRQALEGTIAESDQLIKTFNAILMISRLEAGYSSEHTSRVDLAVAVRDVVELYEPVAEEAGVSLDAEVNGAFVVDGNRELIGQALSNIVDNAIKYSTDSTSKPAVRVKLERTHGEIRLSVTDNGQGIPDDADRARATERFVRLEKSRSQPGSGLGLSLAKAVMTFHYGRLDLLPGNPGLSVVMSFPTREDH comes from the coding sequence ATGGCGCTTTCCGTGCCCGCCATCATGAAGACGACGGCCGCGCGGCTTTCGGCGCTCTATCTCTTGCTCTTCGCGCTCTGCGCGGTGCTGCTCGTCCTCTATATGACTTCGCTCTCGGCGCGCATGCTGACCGGGCAGACGCAGGAGACCATCAACGACGAGGTGCTCGGCCTTGCCCGCGCCTATCAGCGCGGCGGCCTTCCGGTATTGGTCCGCGTGGTCGAGGCCCGCTCGCGGCAGCCCGGCGCCAATCTCTATCTGATCGCCGATGCCAACGGCCAGATCCTGACCGGTAACGTGCAGAGCCTCGAGCCGGGCGTTCTCGAAAACGAAGGCTGGACCACCAGCCCTTTTTCCTATCAGCGCTTTGGCGAGGGAGAACTCGATCGTCTACGCAACTTGCCTACCGAAAAGGGGACCGCACAACCCGACCAGAGCGACACGCAAGCGCAGGGCGAGAAGGGCCACAACGCCATTGCCCTGGTGCTGCGGCTGCCGAACCAGATGATCATGCTGGTCGGCCGCGATCTCGGGGAACCAGAGCGGTTCCGTGCCGTCATCCGCCGTTCGCTGATGCTGGCGCTCGGCATGATGGCCCTGGGTGGCATCCTGATCTGGTTCTTTGTCGGCCGCGCGGCGCTGAAGCGTATCGATGGCGTATCGGAGGCAAGCCGGCGCATCATGGGCGGGGATCTCTCCGGCCGGCTGCCGGTAACCGGCGCCGGCGACGAGTTCGATCGGCTTTCGGAAAACCTCAACGCCATGCTGGCCAGGATCGCCACGCTCAACGAAGGCCTCAAGCAGGTTTCCGACAACATCGCGCATGACCTCAAGACGCCGCTGACCCGGCTGCGCAACCGGGCCGAAGCGACGCTTTCCGGCAAGCAGAAGACATCGGACTATCGACAGGCGCTGGAAGGCACCATCGCCGAGTCCGACCAGTTGATAAAGACCTTCAACGCCATCCTGATGATCTCCCGCCTGGAGGCGGGCTATTCTTCCGAGCACACCAGCCGCGTCGATCTGGCGGTGGCCGTCCGTGATGTCGTCGAACTCTATGAGCCGGTGGCCGAGGAGGCTGGCGTTTCGCTGGACGCCGAGGTGAATGGTGCTTTTGTCGTCGACGGCAACCGCGAGCTGATCGGCCAGGCGCTCTCCAACATCGTCGACAATGCGATCAAGTACTCGACCGATTCGACGTCCAAGCCGGCGGTCCGTGTAAAGCTCGAACGCACGCATGGCGAGATCAGGCTTTCTGTCACGGACAATGGCCAGGGCATTCCCGACGACGCCGATCGCGCCCGGGCGACGGAGCGCTTCGTGCGGCTGGAGAAGAGCCGTTCGCAGCCTGGTTCCGGCCTTGGCCTCAGTCTCGCCAAGGCGGTCATGACATTCCATTACGGCCGGCTTGACCTGCTGCCTGGCAATCCAGGACTATCCGTGGTCATGAGTTTCCCGACAC
- a CDS encoding response regulator transcription factor produces the protein MKILVIEDDREAADYLQKAFTEAGHTAHVAGDGETGFALADAGDYDVMVIDRMMPRRDGLSVIAALRSRGNTTPVLILSALGEVDDRVTGLRAGGDDYLTKPYAFSELLARVEVLNRRASAKEAETVYRVGDLELDRLSHSVRRAGREITLQPREFRLLEYLMRHAGQVVTRTMLLENVWDYHFDPQTNVIDVHVSRLRGKIEKGFDKPILHTVRGAGYMLKGG, from the coding sequence ATGAAGATTCTCGTCATAGAAGACGATCGCGAGGCTGCGGATTATCTGCAGAAAGCCTTCACCGAAGCCGGTCATACCGCGCATGTTGCGGGTGACGGCGAGACCGGCTTCGCGCTTGCCGATGCGGGTGACTACGATGTGATGGTCATCGATCGGATGATGCCGCGCCGCGACGGCCTGTCGGTTATTGCCGCCCTCCGCTCCAGGGGCAACACGACGCCGGTGCTCATCCTTTCGGCGCTGGGCGAAGTCGATGACCGGGTCACCGGCCTGCGCGCCGGCGGTGACGATTACCTGACCAAACCCTATGCCTTTTCCGAACTTCTGGCTCGTGTCGAGGTGCTCAACCGACGCGCCAGCGCCAAGGAGGCCGAGACCGTCTACCGGGTTGGCGATCTTGAACTCGACAGGCTATCGCATTCTGTCCGCCGGGCGGGCCGTGAGATCACGCTCCAGCCACGCGAATTCCGCCTCCTCGAATATCTCATGCGCCATGCCGGCCAGGTTGTGACGCGCACGATGCTGCTCGAAAATGTCTGGGACTATCATTTCGATCCGCAGACCAATGTCATCGACGTCCACGTCTCCCGGCTGCGCGGCAAGATCGAAAAGGGCTTCGACAAGCCGATCCTGCATACCGTTCGCGGCGCCGGCTACATGCTGAAGGGCGGCTAG